From a single Rutidosis leptorrhynchoides isolate AG116_Rl617_1_P2 chromosome 5, CSIRO_AGI_Rlap_v1, whole genome shotgun sequence genomic region:
- the LOC139849707 gene encoding uncharacterized protein yields the protein MDIQQSFTSVAYPQANGQVEVINRDIVAGIKARLGKHQQGWVDELQHVLWAHRTTPKDNTNETPFSLVYGTEAVIPTEVLVPTDRIKEFDEQQNDDALRENLDALEERRTIAHIRNKASRQQDVGKLGPRWEGPYRVVGITEYGAYHLETPDGVLIQLPWHAFHLKK from the exons ATGgacattcaacagtcatttacctcCGTGGCTTACCCGCAGGCCAACGGGCAAGTCGAGGTCATAAACAGAGATATCGTTGCCGGCATAAAAGCAAGATTAGGCAAACATCAACAAGGATGGGTGGATGAACTCCAACATGTACTGTGGGCACATCGGACAACGCCGAAAGACAATACGAACgaaacacctttcagtctggtATATGGAACTGAAGCAGTTATACCGACTGAAGTACTAGTTCCGACTGATCGAATAAAAGAATTCGATGAACAGCAAAATGACGATGCATTGCGAGAAAATTTGGATGCTCTGGAAGAACGGCGAACAATAGCGCACATCCG CAACAAGGCCAGCCGGCAACAGGATGTCGGCAAATTAGGCCCCAGATGGGAGGGACCCTACAGGGTTGTCGGGATAACTGAGTATGGTGCATACCACCTGGAGACACCGGATGGAGTTCTGATACAACTCCCTTGGCACGCCTTCCATTTAAAGAAATAG